AAAGCAATATGTTTTTATATTTTTTTGTGCAAGTTTTATACTTTTGGTACATTTTTATAAAATCATTGTCGTTTTTTCATACACTTTTATAAATTCATGTTTATAATTATAAAAAATTTATTAAACGTTTTCGATAGTGTTTCGTAAACTTATATTCATCGATATTTTGATACCGGTTTCACCGGAAACTATTGTCTCATCCCCAGTATTTATGCGACTTTAAACTTTATTTTTTTCTTGTTGCATTATATGGATTTAGCATATATAATGTCACTAGAAATTCCGAAAACGTTTAAGTTTATTTATATGTAATGGGAGGTTTTATATGAAATACGGCTTCTTTGATGATGCAGCCCTTGAGTATGTCATCACCACACCCAAGACTCCATTGCCATGGATCAACTACCTCGGCAACAAAGAGTTCTTTTCACTGATATCCAACACATGTGGTGGATACACATTTTACAAGGACGCCAAACTGCTGAGACTCACCAGATATCGTTATAACAACGTTCCGTACGATAATAATGGTAAGTACTTCTACATTAAGGACAACACAGATTCCGCCTGCAGCGTAGTATGGAATCCGGGTTGGCAGCCAGTCAAGACAACACTTGACCAGTATGAGTGTCGTCACGGACTTGGATACAGCACATTTACATCCAGCAAGAACAACGTGGAAGCTAAAGTTCTCACCTTTGTTCCTATGAATGATAACTGTGAGATTTCCAAGGTTACTATTACCAATAATAAAGAAACCGCAGCTAAGTTATCTCTTTTCTCATATGTTGAGTGGTGTCTCTGGAACGCAGATGACGACATGAAGAACTTCCAGAGAAATCTCAGCACAGGTGAAGTAGAAGTTACAGATGGTGGTTCTACTATCTACCACAAAACTGAGTACAGAGAGAGACGTAACCACTACGCTATTTACAGTGTCAACTCTGCAGTTGATGGTTTTGATACCAGCAGAGATGCTTTCCTTGGTGCATACAACGGGCCAGACAGCCCGGATGTAGTTGCTGAAGGCAAGTGCACTAATTCTGTAGCAAGCGGCTGGTCACCTATCGCTTCTCACCAGATCAACATTGATCTTGCAGCCGGCGAGTCCAAGACTTTCATCTTCGTTCTTGGTTATATCGAGAATCCCGAGGATGACAAGTGGGAAGCTCCGGGTGTAGTTAACAAGAAACCTGCTCTTAAGATGCTCGAAGCATACAAGACAGAGGCTGCTGTAGATGCTGCACTTGTAGAACTCAAGAACTATTGGAAAGAGCTTCTTTCCAATTATCACATTTCATCTTCTAATGAGAAGGTTGATCGTATGGTCAACATTTGGAACCAGTACCAGTGCATGGTTACATTCAACATGTCACGTTCTGCTTCCTACTATGAGTCCGGAATCGGCCGTGGAATGGGCTTTAGAGATTCTTGCCAGGATCTTCTTGGATTCGTTCATCTTATTCCTGACAGAGCAAGACAGCGTATCATCGATATCGCTTCTACTCAGTTCCAGGATGGTAGCGCATACCACCAGTATCAGCCACTTACCAAGAAAGGTAACTCTGATATCGGATCAGGCTTTAACGATGATCCTTTATGGCTCATAGCAGGTACAAGCGCATATGTAAGAGAGACAGGAGATCTTTCCATCTTAAAAGAGATGGTTCCTTTCGATAATGATATGAGCGTAGCCAAGACTCTTATGGGACACCTCAAGTGCTCATTTGATTTCACAGCTACTCACAAGGGTCCTCACGGACTTCCTCTTATCGGACGTGCTGACTGGAACGACTGCCTTAACCTCAACTGCTTCTCAGAGCACCCGGGTGAATCATTCCAGACTTTCGGACCTTCTGAGGGACCTGTTGCTGAATCAGTATTCATCGCCGGTATGTTTGTTAAGTATGGTGAGGAGTACGCTCAGCTTGCTGAACTTCTCGGAGATGATGCTGAAGCCAAGAGAGCACGTGAAGAAATTGCCAAAGTTTATCAGGCAGCTATCACAGCCGGATGGGACGGCGAATGGTTTGTTCGTGCTTATGATGCATATTCCAACAAGGTTGGATCAAAAGAGTGTGAAGAAGGCCAGATCTACATCGAGCCACAGGGCTTCTGCGTTCTTGCAGGAATCGGTGTAAAAGAAGGTCTTGCTGAGAAGGCTCTTAAGAGCGTTGAGGAAAGACTTGATACCAAGTATGGTGTTATGATCCTCCAGCCTGCTTACACCAAGTACCATCTTGAACTCGGCGAAGTTTCTTCATATCCACCGGGATACAAGGAAAACGCTGGTATTTTCTGTCACAACAACCCTTGGGTTTCTATCGCAGAAACAGTTCTTGGTCATGGAGACAGAGCTTTTGAAATATACAGAAAAACATGTCCTGCTTACATCGAAGATATAAGCGAAATCCACTGCACAGAGCCATACGTATATTCACAGATGGTTGCAGGAAGAGATGCCAAGTTCTTTGGACAGGGCAAGAACAGCTGGCTCACAGGTACAGCAGCTTGGACCTTTGTAAATATTTCCCAGTACATTCTGGGTGTATATCCTACACACAACGGTCTGTCAATCAATCCTTGTGTACCTGCTGATTTTGGTGATTTTGAGATCACAAGAAAATATCGTGATGCAGTTTACCACATCAGTGTTAAGCAGAATGGTGTCCAGAAAGGCATCAAGAAGCTCACTGTTAACGGAAAAGAAGTTTCAGGAAACGTTATTCCTTACGAGTCCGGTGTCAAGGAATATACTGTTGTCGCTGAAATGGGCTGATCAGGGTTAATATCGTAAATGCGCCACCTGGCGTAGCAAACCTGCGAATTAACATACTTATGAGGGGAAGAGCCAGAGGATTTCACAATCCTCTGGCTCTATTTCTGTAAGGTTGCATAAATCACACATGTTATGATAAAATTAGGCGTTGAGGGTAATACTTTTTATGAGAGGTTAATATGGGAAAAGTAGCAAAGCCTAAAAAGCACAGGCATAAACGGCATTATACTTTTATGATAATCTCGGGGGATTCTGACGGCAGTACAAAGCGCTTACACCTAAACCACTTCAAGACACAGCTTTTGGCGTATACCTGCTTTGCAATCGCTCTTGCAATTATCTGCTATATCATCTATACAGCAATTACCATAAATACTCTGAGAGAAATAGAACTTGAGCAGAAAGCCAGTATCGAAGCGCTTCTGTCTGAAAATGACGAGCTCTCTACTGCCAACGACAAGCTCCAGACAGAAAACGAGCAGCTCTCAGCCGCGATCAACAAGCGAATCGAGGATGAGCATGTTGTTGCAGAGGAGGCAGAGGCACTTGCAGTACCTTCCGGTTTTCCTCTTTCAGGAACAGCTTCTATGACAAGTGCTGTAGATGATACCAATTCTACTTCTATTACAGAAATCACTGACGAGAACAAGGATACCGCTACAGGAAATCCAATTGTAGTATTCAGTGCCGGTGAAGGCAGCAATGTCATCGCATCAGGTTCCGGTACAGTTACAACAGTTACAAGTGATGCCAAATTTGGCTACGTTATATCTATTGATCATGGAAACGGCTACGTTTCTATATATAGAAATTCAGGTAACCCCCTTGTTTCTGAGGGCGCTGTCATCGATAAAGGCGACATTTTGTTTGTAGTTGATGAGAACAACACTTCTCTTGGTTACCAAATCAAACAGGATGATAATTACATCGATCCTGTAACACTAATTGAGATTAACGGATAAACGGAGGATAAGTACATGTTTGGAAGCAAAAAAGATACCACCCTTGATCCATCTATGGAACAGGTTGGAACCATCATCGGCCCCGGTGCAATTATCGACGGACCTCTTTCTACCAAGGATTCAGCCAGAATTGATGGTACTGTAAATGGTAACGTAACTATTAACGGCGCTCTGATTGTCGGACAAGATGCCAAGATCACAGGTACTGTTTCCTGCCTGAACGCTTATATCGCCGGTGAGGTTAACGGAAATATTTCCTCTCCCAAGGGCAAGGTTGAGATCAGTGATACCGGTAAAGTTATCGGAGATGTTACCTGCAAGGGTATTATCATTGATGAAAATGCAGTCTTTCAGGGCAAGTGTGATATGACAAACATTGATAAGAGTTCTGCTACTGTTGCCAAGGAAAGAGCTGCAGCAGATAAAGCTTCTGATGACAGTAAGCCTGCAGAAGAAAAGACAAACGACAACTCACAAAAAGAAGCCAACAAATAATAATTATTTCTTACAATATTAAAGCCGAATGCTTATCACATGCATTCGGCTTTTTAATGCAAAAGTATTATATTACAAATATCTCAAATAATGATCAGTCCTGCATTCTCTCAAATACAAGCTCGTATCCGTCATCACCATAGTTAAGTGATCTGTTAACTCTACTGATTGTAGCTGTAGAAGCACCAGTCTTCTCTGCTATTTCCAGGTATGTCTTACGATCTCTCAGCATAGACGCAACTTCAAATCTCTGTGAAAGAGATAAGAGTTCATTAACAGTACATAAGTCTTCAAAAAAACTATAACACTCCTCTTTATTCTGGAGGCAAAGTATTGCATTAAACAGGTGATCAACAGCATCTGTTCTAATTTTCTTATTCATGTCAAAAGTCTCCTTATTTTATTTTTTCGCCATAACTAAACCATATTCCGTCAATAATACTTTCGTGCTTAAACATTTTATCACTCTGAACTAGTAAAGTAAAGTACTCAATATCGCAAATCGAAATATTACAGAAAAATATTTTCTCAAACGTAAAACTTATGCTCAACATCAATAAATTACCTTTACTTTTGTACCTTTATGTGTTAGCATTAATATGTTGTCGTGGACAACAGAACGATTATTTTTTTATTTTTAGTGGAGGTATTACAATGAACAAAGGTACTGTTAAGTGGTTCAACAACCAGAAGGGTTACGGCTTCATCTCAGACGAGGCTGGAAATGATGTATTCGTACATTATTCAGGACTCAACATGGAAGGTTTCAAGTCTCTCGAAGAGGGCGCTTCTGTAGAGTATGATGTAATCCAGGGCGAAAAGGGACCTCAGGCCGTAAACGTAAACAAGCTTTGATTCTTAGATGAGTTAAAGGCTAATTAATCAGACTACATAGTGCCTTATTCTAATATAGATATATATTTTGAATTCGCAAGATTGTAACAATGATTAATCAACAAAATCCATCTGGTTTTACCAGATGGATTTTTTGACCTAATCTTTATTTATTCGCAATATTATTTTGCACGTCTTTTTCTGCAGCAAGGCAGGATTCTTGCTGGTTATTTCCGCTTTTACCCACAAGAGGTAATTACATCATCCATCTCTAGATTTCCACCGAATATATCAAGTGCACTTCCCACGGTGACATCTATCTTTCCTTTTCCAGCTTTTCTGATCTTATCGATATCTTTAAGTGAATGTACTCCGCCTGCATAGGTTACAGGTATTTTCCCCCAGTTTCCCAGGATATTGGCCACTTTTTCTTCAATACCGCCTTGCTTTCCTTCAACATCAGCCGCATGAACCAGAAACTCATCACAGTACTCAGCCAAAGCATCCAATGTTTCCGCACATAGCTCAACATCAGTCATCTTCTGCCATCTGTCTGTCACAATCTTGTATCTGCCATTCTCATCAGCCTTACAGGATAGATCCAAAACTATCTTTTCTTTACCAACAGCCTTTACAAGCTTTTTGAGATTTGTATAGTTTATCTTGCCATTTTTAAACACATATGAGGTAACAATGACATGTGACGCTCCATAATCAAGAAACTCCTGCGCATTATCCGCCGTTATGCCTCCTCCTATCTGAAGAAGTCCCGGAGTCGCAGTAAGAGCAGCTATTGCCTGCCTCTTTGTTACTTCATAATAAGGGCTTTCAGCCGGATTTAACAAAATGATATGTCCTCCGCTTAAGCCCTTTTCTCTGTACATTCTTGCATAAAAATCAGCGCCCTTGGCGGATGCAAAATTCTCTTTTGCCTGATCACCTGTATCCACAAGGCTGCTGCCAACTATCTGTTTAACTTTTCCATTATGTATGTCAATACAAGGTCTGAACCTCATTCTTATCCCCTTTTACGCGAGAACATCAGCCATATCATACATTCCGGCACTCTTGCCGCCAAGGAATTTGGCTGCCTGAATAGCGCCCTTGCCAAAAATTGCCCTTGAATATGCCCTGTGAGAAAGTGTAACAACTTCATCAAGACCGGCAAATATTACATCATGATCACCAACAATTGTTCCACCTCTGACTGCAGAAATGCCAATTTCTTTCTGACGGCGTTTTTCTCTGCGCTGACTTCTGTCATAGGTATACTCATATTTATCCTCAAAAGAATCATTGATAGCATCAGCAAGTGCAATAGCTGTTCCACTTGGAGCATCAAGCTTCTGATTATGGTGCTTTTCAACTATCTCTATATCAAATCCGGCCTCGGCAAAAAGAGGAGCAACATCCTTAAGCACCTTGAGAAGCGCATTTATTCCAACTGACATGTTCGCAGATCTGAGGATTGCAATCTTGGAAGACGCCTCTTTTACCTTATTAAGCTGCTCTTCTGAAAGACCTGTTGAGCAGAGAACAACCGGTGTATTAACTGACACTGCGTAGTCAAGAAGGCCGTCTACAGCTGATGCATTAGAAAAATCCACAATAACATCTGCTGCCACATTACAATCAGACAGGCTCTTAAATACAGGAAAATCATAATTACTCTCGCCATAAGCGTCTACGCCTGCAACAACTTCGATATCAGCATCCTCTTTAACAAGGTCAACAATTACATGTCCCATACGGCCATTGCAGCCGTGCATTATCATTTTTGTCATAGTTTTTTTCACGCAGCCATCTCAACCGATGGCATGCTGTAGCTCCTTTCCAATTACTTTATAAGACCAAAGCTTCTCATTTCATCTTCAAGTACTTTTTTGTGGCCATCTTCCATCTCAGTAAGAGGAAGTCTGAGAGGACCTGCCTCTATACCAATCATCTTAAGTGCGCTCTTAACAGGAATAGGATTAACCTCTGAGAAAAGAGCCTTCACAAGCGGAATAGCTTTAAACTGAAGCTCTCTTGCTGCTGCAAAATCGCCATCTAGACACTTCTGGCATATTTCATGTGTCTGCTGTGGAGCAACGTTAGAAAGAACTGAAATTACTCCAAGTCCACCAAGAGACATGATAGGAACGATTTCATCATCATTTCCTGAATAAAGATCTATGCATCCCTCTGCAAGCTGCATCATTCTGGATGTCTGAGCAATATTTCCTGTTGCATCCTTGATGCCAACTATATTCTTTTTATCACGGCAAAGTCTGACTGCTGTCTCAGGGAGGATATTGCATCCTGTTCTGCTAGGCACATTATAGAGGATGATCGGTATGCTGATAGCATCAGCGATTGCGCTAAAGTGAGCATAAAGTCCGTCCTGTGTTGCCTTATTATAATATGGTGTTACACAAAGAACTCCATCAGCACCATATTCTTCTGCAAGCGCAGAGAGTTCAATAGCTGTCTGTGTACAATTTGATCCTGTTCCTGCAATTACAGGAATTCTCTTGTTTACTTTATCAATGCAGAACTTAACAACGTCCATGTGCTCTTTTTCTGACATTGTTGCTGCTTCGCCTGTTGTTCCGCAGACAATTATAGCATCCGTTCCGTTTGCAATCTGAAACTCGATAAGTCTTTCAAACTCGTCATAGTTAACAGATCCGTCCTGATTAAATGGTGTTGCAATTGCTACTCCTGCTCCCTTAAATATTGCCATGTTATCCTCCTTTGATATGATTCGACCATTGAATGAAGAGTCGCTTGCGACTCTTCTGCGCACGAGCGGATTGCGCAAGCAATAATTTCATTTCCGCGAGTTGCGCAATTCTTTTTTTATTCGACAGAATAAAAAGGCTCACCAGATAATCTGATGAGCCGTATACATTTCCATCCAAATACATATTAAAGAATGAACTGATAGCGCCCCATCTGCGATGACAGTCATATAGCTCTTAACTATATGCCCAAGCATCCGATCCTCAGGAGACCGAACCTTTCGGCATATTCACCTTCCATTCTGCTTCTCCTGTGCCTGACACATCCGCAGAATTACTCATTGAATACGCAACCTCTATCTAAAGTCTTATGTTTGTTTTTTAAATAGTACAACCTATGTCAAGTTGTTGTCAATACAATTGCATTTTTTCCCATAAAGTGAGCAATTTGTGTAATCACTCTGCTCCAAGCTCAAAATCACTTCGCTAGTTACTCTGCTCCTGCAATTGTAACATTTTCAAGCTTAACAACTGATGGAACAACGACATTGTTATACTGTTTTAGTTCTTTTGAAAATCTTACGTTCTTCATAAGTTCATTAAGATTTCCTGATACAGAACCGCCACTCACTGCTGTTACACTGTTTCCATCGTGAAGATATGCAAGACGGATTTCTCCGGCAATTTCTCCGGTTATAGGATTAACACTAAAGTCAGAGAACTCAACCGGTTCAAGATAACTGCCGCTTCTAAGCTCCTTTTCAGTAAGCTCGCCACCCTCTGCTGTAAAGTTACCTACGATGTAGGAATCTTTTACGCCAAGATAATAACGGAACTGTGCATCGCCCCAATAGCATTTTGGCACATTGTCTTTAACAAGATACATATCTTTGAAAGCAGCACCTTCTGCATCTATCGCATAGTTTTCGGAAGAGTTTGGAAGTTCTTTCACTGCCTTGATAGTAATTTTGTCTCCCTTTACGTCCTCCAAGACTTCCTTACCAAGTTCCCACTTTGAGTAACCCATATATTTGTATGCTGCGTGCAAATTCAGTGCAGCCCACTTAAAGATCTGCTCGACATCGTTTGTAGAAAAAATAACTGTTGCCTTTGAAAGATTTGGAGTAGGCTTTGTATCCAGTCTGTCTTTACCAAACTTAAGGGTATTTGAAATCTCTTTTACCAGATGATCCTTGTCACAGGTTCCAGCTTCGTACATGCGGTAAAGCTCAATCTCATGCTCCTTGTTTCTGGCATTTACAACTACTTCAACCATTGACTTAGGATAAGTAACCGTAACATCAATTCCCTCAGAGTTTACATATCTTTTCTTATTGCTCTCAGCAAATATCTCATAGGAGTTAATATCCTCACCTGATGTCTCAGGAACCTGCTGCAGGGCTTCAATGAAATCCTGTGCCATCTTAGGAACGTCGATAGACTTGTTTTCAACCTCTACCTTCTCTTTGTTCAGCTCATAATAAGGGTTTGGAGCAAAAGTAGCTCTTACGCACAGAGCATCAATAATCTTTTTAGCTTCCTCTACTGAAGCAGTTGGGGCAATTTCCTCAGAAGCTTTTCCGATAAACTTTCCATCCTCAAGTTTTTTGAAGACTTCTACTGTAATATGTTCTACATCACGAACTCTGTTCTGATCCAGCTGGTGCTTAATAAAATAAAACTCCCAGCCTTCTGTAATCTTATCTGTAACACTCCAGGCATCAGCACCGGACTGCTTTAATAATTCAATAATCTTATCTGTCATGTCATCCTCCCGCTTAGCCAAGTCTTACTCTACACTTAAGATATGGGCCACCATCTGCAGTTTTAACCCATTCCTTATGGCCTTTACCACACATTCCACTTCCAAATGATTCATAATCAGTACTTGCCATGGAAATAGAGTTAAGAAGATCCGGAACATAACCTGTAAGTACAAGTGGAGCAACAACCTTGCCTGTCAGCTTGCCATCAATAATTTCATAGCCTCTTGAAATGATACACTGAATTCCCCAGTGCTTAGGATCCTCCATTCCAGAATTAAATCCCTCCAAAAGATATCCCTTCTTGATAGAAGCAATCATCTCTTCCTTGGTGCTGTTTCCGCTGTCAAACATAGTGTTTGTCATTCTGGTATAAACTTTATGCTCAAAGTTCTCTCTCTTTCCATTTCCTGTTGGCTTTGTGCCAAGACGGAGGGCTGCAAGAGCATCACATACACCGGTCTTAAGGATACCCTTATCAATTTCCAATACGTCCCCGGCAGGAGTTCCCTCATCATCAAAGGCATAGCTTGAAGTATCCTTACATACGAGCGCTCCTTCGTGCATTGAAACAAGGTCAGATCCTACGCGCTTATCAATATATTCCTGGCCAAGCGCTCTGTTTTTAACAAACATATCCATCTCAACACCGTGTCCAAAGGCTTCGTGAGCAATAAGCCCTGAAACCTCAGGAGATGTGACAACGTCATACTCACCTGGAACAACGTGCTCTGCACCAAGACAATCATTAAGTTCCCTGTATGATTTATCAATCAGATCTTCAAGGCCATCAAAAATAGCAGGTCCTTCTCTGTCAGAGATTGCCTGATAACCGTTATCTGTCTTACCATTTCTGGATCCAAACATAACAACTGAGCCTGTAGACTGGACATAGCTCTGTCGAAGGTCCTTATTGGCTGTAAGGAACATCTTGCTAACGTGAGTTGATTCGCCTCTTACATTACAGTCTATGATTTCTTCTGAAATAGCAGCTCCCTTATCACTAATTTCCTTGAATCTCCTGATAAGTGCATCAAGATCTGCTTCCTCCGGAAGATCTGTGGTCTCCATCTCAACAAAGAGCTCCTGAGGCTCATCAGTGAGCTTCTCTGTGTTATAAACTTCTGTCTGTGTTGCCTTTAATACTGCAAGCTGCTTATCAAGAACTTCCTTGATCTTGCCAGCCTTTTCTGCCGCATTCTCAGAATCAAACAAGTTAAAAGAATATTCGCTGTAAAGACCATCTTTATAAACTCTTACAACGTTTCCCCTCTCCACCATAAGTGTTTTTGCGCTTATGCTCTTAACCCTCTGGGAGGCCGTCATGCTAAATCCTACAGAATCTGTAGAAAGAACACTGACATAATCATAGCTCTTTCCAAGCTCAGCAATCAGCTGCTTGATGCCTGGAGCAATAGAGCTTAAATACTCTGAAAACTTTGCTTTCATACCATTTCCCCTTTCCGATACTTTCCTCTTTCAGCCGCTTTACCGTTTTTATGTTTTATCTATTTAAACTGCCAAAGCCGCCGAATGAGTTCATTATATATGTTTGCACCTTATCACACAAGGAATTTGTAGCCAAAATCTGCAGTTATTATGTGTTTTTTTATCATTATTTTATTTGACGGTTATAAA
The sequence above is a segment of the Butyrivibrio proteoclasticus B316 genome. Coding sequences within it:
- a CDS encoding YerC/YecD family TrpR-related protein codes for the protein MNKKIRTDAVDHLFNAILCLQNKEECYSFFEDLCTVNELLSLSQRFEVASMLRDRKTYLEIAEKTGASTATISRVNRSLNYGDDGYELVFERMQD
- a CDS encoding GH36-type glycosyl hydrolase domain-containing protein translates to MKYGFFDDAALEYVITTPKTPLPWINYLGNKEFFSLISNTCGGYTFYKDAKLLRLTRYRYNNVPYDNNGKYFYIKDNTDSACSVVWNPGWQPVKTTLDQYECRHGLGYSTFTSSKNNVEAKVLTFVPMNDNCEISKVTITNNKETAAKLSLFSYVEWCLWNADDDMKNFQRNLSTGEVEVTDGGSTIYHKTEYRERRNHYAIYSVNSAVDGFDTSRDAFLGAYNGPDSPDVVAEGKCTNSVASGWSPIASHQINIDLAAGESKTFIFVLGYIENPEDDKWEAPGVVNKKPALKMLEAYKTEAAVDAALVELKNYWKELLSNYHISSSNEKVDRMVNIWNQYQCMVTFNMSRSASYYESGIGRGMGFRDSCQDLLGFVHLIPDRARQRIIDIASTQFQDGSAYHQYQPLTKKGNSDIGSGFNDDPLWLIAGTSAYVRETGDLSILKEMVPFDNDMSVAKTLMGHLKCSFDFTATHKGPHGLPLIGRADWNDCLNLNCFSEHPGESFQTFGPSEGPVAESVFIAGMFVKYGEEYAQLAELLGDDAEAKRAREEIAKVYQAAITAGWDGEWFVRAYDAYSNKVGSKECEEGQIYIEPQGFCVLAGIGVKEGLAEKALKSVEERLDTKYGVMILQPAYTKYHLELGEVSSYPPGYKENAGIFCHNNPWVSIAETVLGHGDRAFEIYRKTCPAYIEDISEIHCTEPYVYSQMVAGRDAKFFGQGKNSWLTGTAAWTFVNISQYILGVYPTHNGLSINPCVPADFGDFEITRKYRDAVYHISVKQNGVQKGIKKLTVNGKEVSGNVIPYESGVKEYTVVAEMG
- a CDS encoding TldD/PmbA family protein, translating into MKAKFSEYLSSIAPGIKQLIAELGKSYDYVSVLSTDSVGFSMTASQRVKSISAKTLMVERGNVVRVYKDGLYSEYSFNLFDSENAAEKAGKIKEVLDKQLAVLKATQTEVYNTEKLTDEPQELFVEMETTDLPEEADLDALIRRFKEISDKGAAISEEIIDCNVRGESTHVSKMFLTANKDLRQSYVQSTGSVVMFGSRNGKTDNGYQAISDREGPAIFDGLEDLIDKSYRELNDCLGAEHVVPGEYDVVTSPEVSGLIAHEAFGHGVEMDMFVKNRALGQEYIDKRVGSDLVSMHEGALVCKDTSSYAFDDEGTPAGDVLEIDKGILKTGVCDALAALRLGTKPTGNGKRENFEHKVYTRMTNTMFDSGNSTKEEMIASIKKGYLLEGFNSGMEDPKHWGIQCIISRGYEIIDGKLTGKVVAPLVLTGYVPDLLNSISMASTDYESFGSGMCGKGHKEWVKTADGGPYLKCRVRLG
- a CDS encoding cold-shock protein, translated to MNKGTVKWFNNQKGYGFISDEAGNDVFVHYSGLNMEGFKSLEEGASVEYDVIQGEKGPQAVNVNKL
- the dapA gene encoding 4-hydroxy-tetrahydrodipicolinate synthase: MAIFKGAGVAIATPFNQDGSVNYDEFERLIEFQIANGTDAIIVCGTTGEAATMSEKEHMDVVKFCIDKVNKRIPVIAGTGSNCTQTAIELSALAEEYGADGVLCVTPYYNKATQDGLYAHFSAIADAISIPIILYNVPSRTGCNILPETAVRLCRDKKNIVGIKDATGNIAQTSRMMQLAEGCIDLYSGNDDEIVPIMSLGGLGVISVLSNVAPQQTHEICQKCLDGDFAAARELQFKAIPLVKALFSEVNPIPVKSALKMIGIEAGPLRLPLTEMEDGHKKVLEDEMRSFGLIK
- a CDS encoding bactofilin family protein yields the protein MFGSKKDTTLDPSMEQVGTIIGPGAIIDGPLSTKDSARIDGTVNGNVTINGALIVGQDAKITGTVSCLNAYIAGEVNGNISSPKGKVEISDTGKVIGDVTCKGIIIDENAVFQGKCDMTNIDKSSATVAKERAAADKASDDSKPAEEKTNDNSQKEANK
- a CDS encoding metallopeptidase TldD-related protein, producing the protein MTDKIIELLKQSGADAWSVTDKITEGWEFYFIKHQLDQNRVRDVEHITVEVFKKLEDGKFIGKASEEIAPTASVEEAKKIIDALCVRATFAPNPYYELNKEKVEVENKSIDVPKMAQDFIEALQQVPETSGEDINSYEIFAESNKKRYVNSEGIDVTVTYPKSMVEVVVNARNKEHEIELYRMYEAGTCDKDHLVKEISNTLKFGKDRLDTKPTPNLSKATVIFSTNDVEQIFKWAALNLHAAYKYMGYSKWELGKEVLEDVKGDKITIKAVKELPNSSENYAIDAEGAAFKDMYLVKDNVPKCYWGDAQFRYYLGVKDSYIVGNFTAEGGELTEKELRSGSYLEPVEFSDFSVNPITGEIAGEIRLAYLHDGNSVTAVSGGSVSGNLNELMKNVRFSKELKQYNNVVVPSVVKLENVTIAGAE
- the dapB gene encoding 4-hydroxy-tetrahydrodipicolinate reductase — protein: MTKMIMHGCNGRMGHVIVDLVKEDADIEVVAGVDAYGESNYDFPVFKSLSDCNVAADVIVDFSNASAVDGLLDYAVSVNTPVVLCSTGLSEEQLNKVKEASSKIAILRSANMSVGINALLKVLKDVAPLFAEAGFDIEIVEKHHNQKLDAPSGTAIALADAINDSFEDKYEYTYDRSQRREKRRQKEIGISAVRGGTIVGDHDVIFAGLDEVVTLSHRAYSRAIFGKGAIQAAKFLGGKSAGMYDMADVLA
- the hisA gene encoding phosphoribosylformimino-5-aminoimidazole carboxamide ribotide isomerase, with translation MRFRPCIDIHNGKVKQIVGSSLVDTGDQAKENFASAKGADFYARMYREKGLSGGHIILLNPAESPYYEVTKRQAIAALTATPGLLQIGGGITADNAQEFLDYGASHVIVTSYVFKNGKINYTNLKKLVKAVGKEKIVLDLSCKADENGRYKIVTDRWQKMTDVELCAETLDALAEYCDEFLVHAADVEGKQGGIEEKVANILGNWGKIPVTYAGGVHSLKDIDKIRKAGKGKIDVTVGSALDIFGGNLEMDDVITSCG
- a CDS encoding murein hydrolase activator EnvC family protein, which translates into the protein MGKVAKPKKHRHKRHYTFMIISGDSDGSTKRLHLNHFKTQLLAYTCFAIALAIICYIIYTAITINTLREIELEQKASIEALLSENDELSTANDKLQTENEQLSAAINKRIEDEHVVAEEAEALAVPSGFPLSGTASMTSAVDDTNSTSITEITDENKDTATGNPIVVFSAGEGSNVIASGSGTVTTVTSDAKFGYVISIDHGNGYVSIYRNSGNPLVSEGAVIDKGDILFVVDENNTSLGYQIKQDDNYIDPVTLIEING